A window of Podarcis muralis chromosome 10, rPodMur119.hap1.1, whole genome shotgun sequence genomic DNA:
gtccgcagacacttccgggtcacgtggccagcgtgacaagctgcatctggcgagccagcgcagcacacggaacgctgttttccttcccgctagtaagcggtccctatttatctacttgcacccgggggtgctttcgaactgctaggttggcaggcgctgggaccgagcaacgggagcgcaccccgccgcggggattcgaaccgccgacctttcgatcggcaagtcctaggcactgaggctttaacccacagcgccacccgcgtcccaattcaaCTGATATCTCATGCTTAATTGGAAGTTAATAAATTCAGTCCATTTCCCAGTGCTAAGCAAGTGTGAGTCTGGGTAGAGCTTACATGTTTtggaaggaaggtgggatataaatgtaataattttaaaaaataaaattagaatttCATTCGCAGCGAAACCGAAAGAGAATTTATTCCCGTGGGCATAAATTGACATGGGAAGCTGAGAGCCATCTGTTGCATTCAGCAGCACAGTAAAGAGAATTTACCACTGTtttgctcccccatatttctGAGCTGGTGAAGTAGGACTAATACAAAAGTTTGAGGGGGCCCTGGCAAGTGCCTTCTGGAACTATTCTTTGTTGGTGGACCCATACTTGATGTGGTGGTGAGGGAAGGTGGCAGCAGCAATATTCCAAAAAGAACCAGGGAATTGGGTCCAACTGCCATTTTCATTTCCAACAGCGTTCCCACTATGGCATTGTTCCAAGGCATTGAGGGAAATGTACCGTAAATAGTCTGAACTTCTTGAAGTGCCAtgccagatatttttttttaaggcatctGAACTGTGTTGATGATATGAAGATAATGAGCGAAGTCCAAAAGAACCCAAACCAAACGCATGCATGGGAATGAATAAATTACCTGTATGTATGAATCCAGCTAAGTCAATGCAGTGAGATTCAGATCCAACACAATCCACTGTTTCATCACTGCATGAATCAGAAAAGGAAGCATAGCAGGCTGGGCAGCGAAGGCCGTTGAGTTTGGTCTCCAGACGCTTCACTGAACCAAGAGAGAAAAAGTCAACTTCCTGAGAACATTACTGGGTGCTGCAAATATAACTGTGCTAAACAGTGGCATGAGAAAAAGAGTTGTAAAGTAcgactaataataatttaataatttataataatttattatttatgccccgcccatctggctgggtttccccagccactctgggcggcttctaaccaaatattaaaaacaatacagcgtcagacattaaaaacttcccgaaacagggccaccttcggttgtcttttaaaagtaaaatactgtatttttcgctctataagacacaccagaccacaagaggcacctagtttttggaagaggaaaacaagaaaaaaaaaacattctgaatctcagaagccagaacagcaagagggatcgctgcgcagtgaaagcagcaatccctcttgctgttctggcttctgggatagctgcgcagcctgcattcgctccataagacgcacacacatttccccttactttttaggagggaaaaagtgagtcttatagagcaaaaaatatggtagttgtttattgtcttgacatctgctgggagggtgttccacagggcaggtgccacacaTAATAATTTCTAGCTTACATTAAGCTAGAAATTCCAAGGAGGAGGGAACTGACCAAGGGGACCCCATTTTCTGCCACTTCCccattgttataagaaaaaactgctttttcccccttatggggtacccaagatcCAGtacagagtccttatgtaggttctctatcagtaggagaaaatagcagaggccaaCCGGACAATAtcgagaagcaaggcagctagtaagcctgatctttattaaactgttgcaacagggtcctcaccccgccacgcaggagggaggaggaacccagaacattggtgtgcaagctcttatgcagacttttgaaattgccaccctgtagctcaagactacccccaaaaacatcaaacatacatcactgaaggggtggcctacagcagaaaacctgtctgccaggatacctgataatggtcactgtttgcttttacctgggcattctggccattcttttgtgatggtaaatacccGGTTcgtgaatccaggtcacaggctcaccctattcttACACAGATATGTCcttgagcaaagagacaatggggaggttttcccatttccttcctccttgcagaggtcaatttgggagagtcaaaatggcctcaggattgttctcctgtactatttcagacccgtggtttatatacttaggtatgtgtttgccttgtacatttatgaggatttactatatatatatatatatatatatatatatatatatatatatatatgacctcaGAATTCCTATAACACCATGTTGGGTGTAAAATGCAAACTGGATGCCAAGGCACATGCAGTATAAAGCAATCTCTTGGGATAGCAATGGTTTAGCCTAGCCAATGGAGCAGTGAGTGAACAATGAGCCCCAGAAAGCCCTTGAGATGTTGTCTGAGGGTCATATATCTGATAAATACTGataaagggagaggggaaatgcCTCAGCCCAGCCTGTCCTAGCAACCGGACTTTAaacaaatcgggtcctccctcaAAGacggcacgtgttgcggtgagacctggcaaccaaaccctgtgttgtgggtggataagattggacagccacaacatccaattggtaggtcccttgatgctgggcttaatcaggccaatgggacgcaagctaaacggatcaagggacctatatatacctatgcacgtgacccagagcttcctctttcagctcgtgcatcggaatacccacccacctctccttatatttagggctttgcacttgaccttgctatgttgtcgtgtgtcgtctgtcgttgggacaggggcacagcaggaattttccccactaggctgattggctgttgccatttgggtttcacctgctgcgtagcaaatcaatacaacttgtaaggttgcggataggttctggttcaggtgatagggatggaggAACACTCTCGcaatccctatgtgaagggtattctgtttaaggaatccagggactcagtgGTTTGGTCAACcactgagagggggttgtgcccgtgcctgagtccagggggataTCTGGGTGGTGGACATAGCCTGTTCCCGACTTTCCACTTATcgaggtgttcaccctaggctgacctatgctggtgccctcagtcagcgctacctgcaacagtgcagggagctagtcgaagcagagcctatgcaaccactcacttgctgtacagtggtaccttgggttacatacacttcaggttacatacgcttcaggttgcagactctgctaacccagaaatagtacctcgggttaagaactttgcttcaggatgagaacagaaattgtgctccggtggtgcggcggcagcaggaggccccattagctaaagtggtgcttcaggttaagaacagtttcaggttaagaacggacctccggaatgaattaagtacttaacctgaggtaccactgtaatcaataaagttgtggcctaaattctgccaaaaaccaaaccaaaatttgagtcttgtgtgaatttatttaagggggaggtttaaaggtctgaacatgcaaaagcTCCAAAGGCATGTATACAGTTGGGTGTGCAAAAGGGACcagaaaaggaaaatacaaacTGATACCTACATTTGGCAGGAAAGGCTGTATTGCAAGCATCCGTCTTACAGCAGGAGACACTGGTCCTCGATCTTCTCTTTTTACCCAAGTTAATATCAGCAGAACCGACTTCGCAGTAATTGGATGGGACACAGTTCTTAATAATGCCATTAACCTTTACATTTTCTGCAAGAGGGTATGGGGAGAAAGATGTGagacttcctatcagatgatgagGATAATGCACATAGCACAGAGGCTCAAAAGCCAATCATTTCTATAAAACCATATATTACTGAGAACTGGGAAAACTAAAGGCCCCTGCGGTCAGCCCCCTCGCACAATGATACTATGTCTTTACATTTctgaaaaaataattttattcttaTGTATTGATTTACCACAATTGCCTcccagcttttaaaaaaggagtttgAAGCAGCACACATAATTAATCCCCTTTCTATTTCAacttcacaacaagcctgtgaggtagattaagctGAGAGTTAGCCCAACTCTGTAACCTCTGCGTCATACCGACTCCACCATCCCCTTCCCTGCCAATATTGCACTCTGAAACGCTTAACAAAATTAACCATGGTGCAATAAAATAATATGCAGCACAACAAAATACAAAAGTCTAAAACCACAGTCATTCTGCTGCTGTACCAAGCTGAGATGAGCATGCCTTGGTTTAGTGTGTCGACAGAGCCTGGACTCATGGTTTAGTTGTCTCCAGGCTAATCATGGTTTATTgtaaccatgagctgtaaccatGGTTTGTCCTTTGTAAAAGTCCTGATGGTCACCTAACAGTTCACTCCTCATCCCCAGTTACACCAGTTGGAGGGATTAGCATGGGATCTATTCCCCTGCCCCAGTGTAAATGGCTTACACTGGTGTAAACCTGGTGAATATTTTCCAGCCATATTTTCCTAGTTAGTATTGCTCTCCCCAGTGTGagctcttttaaaaaggaaagtgttGCACCCCTAGTTGATTGGTTCTGCTAAGGTAGAGAATTACCATGGAGAGAGGGGGCCACCACAGATGAGACCCTTAATTAGACAGTCATCTGCAGGCCTTCCAGTGGCAGAGGCACCAATAGTAAACCCTCACCAATACGCAACAACAAATCATGGATGCATTCCACCGctgacacaaataaataaataaataataaatcatgaaTACCTTCAAAAAGTTCACTTTCAAACAAAGTGATGCCACAGAAATTGTGGTCTTGGGGGCAAGTCACCACTTCACCAGTGCAGTTTTGGCCTAGGCCTGTGCAAGCTTCACATTGTAAAGCAGTCcctggaaaaggaaaaagaaaaagaaaggaaatatatTATGTCAGTTGGATTTAACTAGTTTCCAGTGATTTCTCTGTACCTCTCTCTGTTTTTCCAGGGAAGGAAATGTCCAGACCTAAATAGCTTTGAAGGATGAAGTTTCCTCTCAGACCAGATGCACTTGTCTGACAGGATCAAAACCAGTCCCCATACTTAAGTTATGGGTGTGTGTACACAGTTTCACATGCTTTTGAGAAGGGGGGGTGGTGGAATGTAGACTGGGTATAATTAATTCCTAGCATTTGCATAAACTTAAAGCTATGCAAGCCAAGATACAGAGGCCATCTTCTGACCTCACATATATTAGGAAAACACCTTGAGGGGCTTCTTTCGATTTTCATCAGTTTCAGAGACAGGGGATGAGTTCCACCACCATCCGTCTCTTAAGTTGACTTGACCACATTGCCAATAGCCAAAACCTGCTCACCTGGTTCACGTACCTGTTCAGCAACAGCTAATAAACATTTTTGCTGGCTTTGGGTGAGTCATTGTTTCCAAATTTAGGCTAATTCGCCGGATTGTTGACAGAACTGTGTATAACTCTTAAGCttcaaaacaaagcaaattaCCTTAAGTCTTGCAGGGAAAAAGTAGCATCCTGAGACCAGCGACGTTTTGTAAATAAGGTATGTTTGCAcgaatttgcataatttattctgcacaGGGCCAGCCCAGAACATGTTTGTGGCCTGAGGCAATGGTGCCTCCACCATTCTATGCGTGGAGGACAATTGGAATGGTAGTTAATTCAATGCTAATCATGGGCCAGTGTTTCCTAATGTGCCTGAAGGCAACAGGTTTTTCCTAGGGGGGAGAAGATCTGGCTGCATGGCATACACAGCTCTGCAAAGCAGTTtaagaagcaacaacaacagtaaaaatatttttatttttttaaagtgataaACCATTGACTTCAAAACAGATGCAGAGATAACCATGTGGCTGTTCACTCCATTTTTCTTgctgaaacacacacatatacacatgatGCAATATATAATAACTGGAATGTATTGTCTTCTAGAAAATTAGGAACATAACAACATATGAAGACTGGATTGCATCAAAAGTCTACCTATTCCCatatcctgcttcccacagtgccTGACCAACACCCTGGCTAACTCCACAAACAGAGCATGAAGGCTATAACCCCACtccgtagtacagtggtaccttgggttacagacggttcaggttacagacggttcaggttacagactccgctaacccagaaatagtaccgggtaaagaactttgcttcaggatgagaacagaaatcgcatggtggcagcgggaggccccattagctaaagtggtaaggtaaaggtaaagggacccctgaccattaggtccagtcgtgatcgactctggggttgcagtgctcatctcgctttattggctgagggagccagcttccggatcatgtggccagcatgactaagccgcttctggtgaaccagagcagcgcatggaaatgccacttaccttcccgccagagcggttcctatttatctacttgcacttgggggtgctttcgaactgctaggttggcaggagcagggaccgagcaacgggagctcaccccgtcgcggggattcaaaccgccgacttgatcagcaagtcctaggctctgtggtttaacccacagcgccacctgtgtccccagctaaagtggtacctcaggttaagaacagacctccagaatgaattaagtacttaacccgaggtaccactgtattcagcggCATCCTATTGCAGAATCTGGAAGTTACATTTAGCCagtaaaataaaagcacaatccTAAGGTGGCGGCAAGGGCGGGGtgagaatctgtggcagaggaACTGCACCAACCGGGGCAGAAGGTAGAGGGATGAATTTTCCATTTTCCCTAccatttaaatcaggggtcagcaaactttttcagcagggggtcggtccactgtccctcagagcttgcgGGGAGCTGGACTATAAGCCACCCCCCTatgactctcccctcccttttccaCAGCACCAGacaagccccggtggctgcttacctgtgtcttgtgagcggcaggggctggcggcgggacGATGAGCGGCAcacgaaagggctccagagaggggctgcttaaaatggcggccgctcgaGCACTGCTGCTACTGGCACcaccaaagcccagcccccttcctcctctaggcagggcagggagaagccaggaggagggagggaggaggcgctgccgcTGTGGGAGGGAGAGGGCAAGAATGCGCACACTGGCGATCCAAGCGGCGATTCcaagaccgtccacaggccagatccagaaggcaattgagcCTGATCCGACCcaagggccttagtttgccaacccatgattTAAACCGAGAGGCAAAATACACTGGCTCCAAAGCCTCAGGTCCTTTTTTGACATTTCCAGGGGCATATCAGGGAACTGAGAGGTCTCTCCTGACTGCCCACCATAATGCATTTTCAGGACCATCACCACCAGTGTTACAGGAACAACCCCCCATTCTCTGCTGCTAAACTGGGGAGGTCTCCCTCTCCGCCCATTTGACCCCCACCCCTCCGCCACCCGCCAGTGGAGAGGCAGGCGTCCAGCATTCAACAGCTTGTTGGTTGCTCTGTTTGGAAGCTTAGAATTACTTTCTaactgagataataataataataataataataataataataataataataataataatatattatttataccccacccatctggctgggcttccccagccactctgggcggcttccaaaaaaatattaaaatactgtaatacatcaaacattaaaagcttccctaaacagggctgccttcagatgtcttctaaaagtctggtagttgtttatttctttggcgtctgatgggagggcgttccacagggcaggtgccactaccaagaaggccctctgcctggttccctgtaacttggcttctcgcagcaagggaactgccagaaggcccttggcgctggacctcagtatctgggctgaacgatgggggtggaggcgctccttcaggctccgaggccgtttagggctttaaaggtcagcagccacactttgaattgtgcttggaaacgtagtGGGAGATTGTATCCTTTAGGTAAAATTAAGGTATAGAAAAGCACACAACATGGTGAGTTGCACTGGATATTGGGGGAAGGAACGGGCAGAAGGAAGAGACGGGTCTAATTTCCGTCTATTCAccatttttgaaataaaacattgttGGCTCATGAGTGATCTTGTCCTGGAGCTGTTCATAATttccagaatttatttttttaacattaaTGAAATAAGACTTAATGGAAGCTGGGGCATAAAATCTTCAAGACATTCAGGGGAGAAGGGGAATGTTCTTTGCGACACAATATGTTTCCAATAGATAGAAATTACACACAcaagtattatattatattatattatattatattatattatattatattatattatat
This region includes:
- the LOC114605554 gene encoding phospholipase A2 inhibitor and Ly6/PLAUR domain-containing protein-like encodes the protein MQFFLGICLLSALIARGTALQCEACTGLGQNCTGEVVTCPQDHNFCGITLFESELFEENVKVNGIIKNCVPSNYCEVGSADINLGKKRRSRTSVSCCKTDACNTAFPAKLKRLETKLNGLRCPACYASFSDSCSDETVDCVGSESHCIDLAGFIHTGEATGKIAMKGCATPAVCAPILGGAATFTGISSAITNLECRAASGSTANMPLGPTGFLLSALVGFFLMKLCS